In Emys orbicularis isolate rEmyOrb1 chromosome 12, rEmyOrb1.hap1, whole genome shotgun sequence, one genomic interval encodes:
- the ZHX3 gene encoding zinc fingers and homeoboxes protein 3 produces the protein MASKRKSTTPCMIPVKTMVLQEMESDAVEDDHEGTQQHMPPEPPAAGEAVINNSSNNATLSNGHRSIMDGDTYLCKYCDFGSQDVNHFFGHMDSEHLDFSKDPSFVCVECSFLAQSHKGLLHHNAECHGGETSFLWNVAKQDNHTTVEQSISDATSNQDLSGEFCEEGVDGQAEIIITKTPIMKIMKGKPEAKKIHMLKENVSNQPGNDLAMKDGDHSFTNGSLPASQSTASSAKSSHIVNGSILGNVPVLQAGVAQLVSLQQQQPQLHQDLPTSKSLPKVMIPLSSIPTYNATMDSNSFLKNSFHKFPYPTKAELCYLTVVTKYPEEQLKIWFTAQRLKQGISWSPEEIEDARKKMFNTVIQSVPQPTITVLNTPLVANASNVQHLIQATLPGHMVGQPEGTGGLLVTQPIMTNGLKGSSSSLTLAVTSIPKLQPITQHNNACSSSASAVKVVNTAQSLLTACPSISSQAFMDPSIYKNKKSHAQLSALKGSFCRNQFPGHAEVERLTKITGLTTREVRKWFSDRRYHFRNMKGSRAMFAGDNTIIIDSMPDITFTVSPKEIDLTSTTAAMPVAHHQTRRQSWHQTPDFTPTKYKERAPDQLKALEGSFAQNPFPPEEEVDRLRSETKMTRREIDSWFSERRKKRVMEENKKAEEMVQQEEEDADNNCGEEEDSSDELRVSSENGSLDTPSSNQTSLERKVSPIKINLKKLRVTESNGKNELPEVGANDQGDNCSSRPPTPAKTKLNFKKTAQQRHLLKQMFVKTQRPTNQEYDVIVAQTGLPRAEIIRWFGDSRYGLKNGQLKWYENYRRGIFPPGLAVISPASKEILEDYYKKHKMLYEDDLQSLCERTQLNSQQVRVWFAVKADEETRAVSDTGSEDRYSGTGEQAGSQKGTCDASSEVSENSESWEPSGQEGHTEPFDTFSQQPAVQLETD, from the exons ATGGCTAGCAAAAGAAAATCCACAACTCCTTGCATGATACCGGTAAAAACAATGGTGCTGCAGGAGATGGAATCAGATGCTGTGGAAGATGATCATGAAGGAACTCAACAGCACATGCCTCCTGAACCACCGGCAGCTGGTGAGGCTGTTATTAACAATAGCAGCAATAATGCAACATTGTCTAATGGGCATCGCAGTATTATGGACGGTGATACTTACTTGTGTAAGTATTGTGATTTTGGATCTCAAGATGTTAATCATTTCTTTGGACACATGGATTCTGAGCACTTAGACTTCAGCAAAGACCCCTCGTTTGTATGTGTTGAGTGCAGTTTTCTGGCACAAAGCCACAAAGGGCTTTTGCATCACAATGCGGAGTGCCACGGTGGTGAAACTAGCTTCCTCTGGAATGTGGCTAAGCAGGATAATCATACGACAGTGGAGCAAAGTATCTCGGATGCCACCAGCAACCAAGACCTTTCAGGAGAATTCTGTGAGGAGGGGGTAGATGGTCAAGCTGAAATCATCATCACCAAAACTCCCATTATGAAGATAATGAAAGGTAAGCCTGAGGCCAAAAAAATTCACATGCTAAAGGAGAATGTATCAAATCAGCCAGGCAATGATTTGGCGATGAAAGATGGTGACCATTCATTCACCAATGGGTCTTTGCCAGCCAGCCAGTCAACGGCCAGCTCAGCAAAATCATCTCACATAGTTAATGGCTCCATATTGGGAAACGTGCCTGTTTTGCAGGCAGGCGTTGCACAACTTGTGtcattgcagcagcagcagccgcagctGCACCAGGACCTACCCACGTCCAAATCCCTTCCTAAAGTGATGATTCCTCTGAGCAGCATTCCCACGTACAATGCAACCATGGACTCCAACAGTTTCCTGAAAAACTCCTTCCATAAGTTTCCCTACCCTACAAAAGCTGAGCTTTGCTATTTGACTGTCGTGACCAAGTACCCAGAAGAGCAGCTTAAGATCTGGTTTACTGCCCAGAGGTTGAAACAAGGCATTAGCTGGTCCCCAGAGGAGATAGAAGATGCACGGAAAAAAATGTTCAACACGGTTATTCAGTCTGTACCGCAGCCCACTATCAcagttttaaatacacctctagtCGCAAATGCCAGCAATGTCCAGCATCTCATTCAGGCAACTCTACCTGGTCACATGGTCGGGCAACCAGAAGGAACGGGAGGGTTACTCGTTACACAACCAATAATGACAAATGGATTAAAAGGAAGCAGCTCGTCTCTCACGTTAGCAGTGACATCTATTCCCAAGCTCCAACCCATTACGCAACACAACAATGCGTGTTCGAGCAGCGCATCAGCTGTGAAGGTGGTCAACACAGCTCAGTCTCTGCTGACTGCATGCCCAAGCATATCTTCACAAGCTTTCATGGATCCCAGCATCTACAAAAATAAGAAGTCCCATGCGCAGCTGTCTGCACTGAAAGGCAGCTTCTGCAGGAATCAGTTCCCTGGCCACGCTGAAGTTGAGCGTCTGACCAAAATTACAGGCCTTACAACTAGGGAGGTTCGAAAGTGGTTTAGTGATAGGAGATATCATTTCAGGAATATGAAAGGCAGTAGAGCCATGTTTGCTGGAGATAATACAATAATTATTGACTCCATGCCTGACATTACCTTCACTGTGTCACCAAAAGAGATTGACTTAACCTCTACGACAGCAGCGATGCCTGTGGCTCATCACCAAACAAGGCGACAGTCCTGGCATCAAACGCCCGACTTCACCCCAACGAAATACAAAGAGAGAGCACCAGACCAGCTCAAGGCTTTGGAAGGCAGTTTTGCACAAAACCCTTTTCCTCCAGAGGAAGAAGTGGACCGTTTGAGGAGTGAAACAAAAATGACCAGGAGAGAAATTGATAGCTGGTtttcagagaggaggaaaaaaagggtgatggaggaaaataaaaaagcagaagaaatggtccagcaagaggaggaggatgctgaCAATAATTGTGGAGAAGAGGAAGACTCCTCAGATGAACTGAGGGTCTCAAGTGAAAATGGTTCATTAGACACCCCAAGCAGCAATCAAACTTCACTGGAGCGGAAAGTTAGTCCTATTAAAATCAATCTGAAGAAGCTTAGAGTGACTGAGTCAAATGGCAAAAATGAATTGCCAGAGGTAGGTGCAAATGATCAAGGGGACAACTGTTCTAGCAGGCCACCTACCCCCGCAAAAACCaaactgaactttaaaaaaacagcCCAACAGCGGCATTTGCTTAAACAAATGTTCGTAAAGACACAGCGACCAACAAATCAAGAATACGACGTCATAGTTGCTCAGACAGGCCTGCCCCGGGCTGAGATAATTCGCTGGTTTGGGGATAGCCGGTACGGTTTGAAAAATGGCCAGCTGAAATGGTATGAGAACTACAGGCGGGGTATCTTCCCTCCAGGTTTAGCGGTGATCAGCCCAGCTAGCAAAGAGATCCTAGAGGACTATTACAAAAAGCACAAGATGCTGTATGAAGATGACCTTCAGAGCTTGTGTGAGAGAACTCAACTGAATTCACAGCAGGTTAGGGTGTGGTTTGCTGTAAAGGCGGACGAAGAAACCCGGGCCGTGTCTGACACGGGAAGCGAAGATCGATACTCGGGCACGGGCGAACAAGCAGGAAGCCAAAAAGGGACATGCGATGCCAGTTCGGAGGTATCTGAGAATAGCGAATCTTGGGAGCCCAGTGGCCAGGAAGGCCACACGGAACCCTTTGATACATTTAGCCAGCAACCTGCAGTTCAGCTTG AAACAGATTGA